CAAAGGCCTCCTGGACTGTGGACGGGGAGAGCACTATGAGGCTGTGGTCGCCGTGCGTTCCCCATATGGCCTGCATTATGTCGCCCTGTGCCGCGAGCGTCGGCTGGCCGGTGCTCGGGCCTCCACGCTGGACGTCAACGATGACTATCGGCGTTTCAGTCATTATCGCGTAGCCTATGTTTTCCTGCATCAGAGAGAAGCCCGGGCCGCTCGTTGCGGTCATCGCCTTCGCCCCTGCCCAAGAAGCACCTATTATCGCGGCTATGCTCGCTATCTCGTCCTCCATCTGTATGCTAACCCCATCGACGAGAGGCATGTAAAGGGCCATTGCCTCGAATATCTCGCTGGCCGGTGTAATTGGATATCCGGCGTAAAACCTGCAGCCGGCAAGGATAGCCGCCCTCGCTATGGCCTCATCTCCTTGAATGAAGTCAGATTTTCCGACGGGAAACGGGTATCTCATTTCAATCCCTCCTCAAATCCGGCTCTAAAAGCCCTGATGTTTATCTCCTCAGTCCCCTTGGGGACACGCCTCCTTATCGCTTCTTCAACGTTCTCCTTCTTCACGACTCCGGTCTTTGCAACGAGATATCCAAGGGCCACCATGTTCACCGTCAGGGCAAGTCCAGTTGTTTCCTCGGCGAGCCTCGTGAAGGGGGCACCTATGTAGTCCCTATCTGGCTTGACCAGGTCCGTGTCAATGATGAGCAGGCCGCCCTCCTTCAGCTCGTCCTTTACTGTGTCGTAGCCGAGCTGTGCAAGGGCCACGAGAACGTCAGCTTTAGTCACGATAACGTCGTAAATCGGCTCCTTCGAGATTATAACGTCAGCTATGGAATGACCACCCCTGCTGGCAGAGCTGTAGTCCTGGGTCTGGACGACGTTGAGGCCCTCTATGGCAGCGGCCTCCCCGAGGATGACGCCGGCCAGGACGACGCCCTGGCCACCTATACCGGCGAACCTAATCTGCATCTCTCACTCCCCCTTAAGCCCGAAGTGCTCCTGGACCTCATCAATCAGCTTGTTAAGCTCGGTAACGAACTCCGGCCTCTCCCTGTTGACGAACTCACCGATGACGAACTTACCCTCAAGCTCCTCCGGCTTCATTTTCTTGGCTTTGCTTACCGGCACGCTGTTCTTGAGGAACCAGCGGAGCATCTCGGCCGGCTCTTTCATCCTGTTCCTCCTTCCGAACTGGACCGGACACTGGGAAACGACCTCCACGAGCGAGAACCCCTTGACCTGAAGGGCCTTCTTGATGCTCTCTATGAGCTGGTAGACGTGGGCTGTAGTCCATCTGGCAACATAGCTCGCTCCCGCAGCTGCGACTGTCTCGCTTATGTTGAGCGGGTGCTCGATGTTCCTGTAGGGGCTGGTGGTGGTCTTTGCCCCAAAAGGAGTCGTAGGAGCAACCTGTCCGCCGGTCATGCCGTATATCATGTTGTTAACGAGGATGACCGTTATGTCGATGTTCCTCCTCGCGGCGTGGAGTAAGTGGTTTCCACCAATGCTCGCCAGATCTCCATCACCGCTTATGACGACGACCTTCTTGTCCGGCAGACCAACCTTTACTCCGGTTGCAAAGGCTATCGCCCTTCCGTGGGTCGTGTGGAGTGTATCAGCCAGGAAGTAGGGCGAGGCTATCCAAGCGGAACAGCCTATTCCACTTACTACCACCAGGTCCTTCGGGTCAATCTTGAGCCCGTCAACAGCGTTGGCAAAGGCGTTCAGGACGGTTCCACCGCCACAACCGGGACAGAGGGCCGTGGGAAGGGCCTCCTTCCTCAGATACTTGATGAGCGGATACTTGGAGTAAATCTCCTTGGCCATCAGGCAACACCCCTTATCTCGCGCAGGATTTCCTCAACTGTCAGCGGGACGCCGCCTATCTTGTTAACGCCCTTAAGCAGAACGTCGTCGTTGACAAAGCGCTGAACCTCAAGGATCATCTGTCCGAGGTTCATCTCGGCGACGAGGACTGCCCTGACCTTCTTTCCGAGCTGCTTCATCCTCTCACCAGGGAACGGGTGGACGGTCTTCGGCACAAAGAGGCCGGCCTTTATTCCCTCTTCCCTCGCCTTGAGAACCGCTCCGAGGGCCGGGCGAGCAGTTACACCCCAGCTGACCACAAGGATTTCGGCGTCGTCCGCGAAGTGCTCCTCGTACTTTTCGTAAACGTCTCTATTCTGTTCTATCTTTCTGTGGATTCTCCTGACAAGCCTGTCATGAACCTCAGGGGTGTAAACGTCCCTCAGTCCGTTCTCCTTGTGGGTTGAACCTGTGACGTGGGTGAAGTAGCCGTGGCCGAAAAGCGGCATTGGTGGAACGCCGTCACCGTGCGGGTCGCCGAAGGGGAGTCTCGCTTCCTCTTCGTTGGCAGGGAGCTTGCGGTAGGCTATCTCGACCTCCTCAACGTCGGGAATCCTTATCTGCTCCCTCGTGTGCGCTAAAACGCCGTCGAAGAGCACAACGACGGGCGTCCTCAGCTTCTCTGCGATGTTGAAGGCGCGAATGGTTTCCCAGAAGGCGTCCTGCCCGCTGGTGGGGGAGACTGCAACTATCGGGTGGTCTCCGTGGGTCCCCCACCTGGCTTGGAAGAAGTCTCCTTGAGCGCCCTTCGTTGCCTGTCCTGTGCTGGGTCCGCTCCTCTGGACATCAACGAGAACGAGCGGTGTCTCGGTCATCACGGCGTAGCCGAGGTTCTCCTGCATCAGGCTGAAACCGGGGCCGGCGGTGGCGGTCATGACCTTGAAGCCGGTCCAGGAGGCCCCAACCATCGCGGCGATGCTTCCAATCTCGTCCTCCATCTGGAGGTAGTAGCCGCCGAGCTTCGGAAGCTCCCTGGCCATCGTCTCGGCTATCTCACTCGACGGCGTTATGGGATAACCAGCGTAGAAGCGGCAGCCCGCGAAGATTGCCCCGTAGGCAACGGCCTCGTTGCCCTGCATGAAGTAGTTGCCGGGTTTGTAGAGCTTCTTTATGAGCCTGACCTGTTCAGGCTCGTCGCCGCGGATGATCATGCGTCACCACCTTACCGCGATGGCGAAGTCCGGGCAGAGGAGCTCGCAGAGCTTGCACTTGACGCACTTCTCGGCGTGAACCGGGACAGGGTAATGCACACCCTTTTCGCTTAGCTCTTTGCTCCACTCGAAGACCTTCCTCGGGCACATCTCGACGCAGATTCCGCAGCCCTTACAGAGAAAAGTGTCGACGTCGATTTCAACTATTCCCTCCGCCTTACCGACCACGAGGTAGCCGTTCTTTTCAACGGTGGTTTTCCCTTCGACATCTGCCATAACCATCACCCGCGATTTGCTAAACCCGTTTACGTTTGTCAACATTTAAAGGTTTCGTGGATGTCCAAAATTGAACATCAAAGAACCGCGGAGGGGGTTATAAACCCCGCGAAAAGAAAGCATGAAGATACATTCAAAAACGAAATAACTTCACCAGGTCACCAGCTGCCAGTCAAGGAGGCCGTTCTCAACTATGTACTCCCAGCGCTCGCGACACTCGGGCTTGAGACTCTCGATGTGGCTGAGATCCTGGGTGGCAGAGAACTTCTTTATCGCCCTTCCAATAACCCTGTCGTAATCGGTGAGGCAGTTGTGCGGTCCACGCTTTGAACCCGCTCCTACCGGATCGCTGAGAATTCTCTTCTCCGGGAACTTCCTCTTGGCCCAGATGAGAAGCTCAACCGCACTCCAGAGCCATGGCGGGCGGTACTCCCCTTTCTCCCAGAGCCTCTCATAGAGCGTCCCCTTCTGTATATCGGTTATGTTAATCGAGAAGGTATCGGTGTAGGGCTCGGCCTTGATTATGCTCTCCTTTGCGTCTCTTATCCCGTCCCTCTCGCTCAGGAAGATTGGCTTGAGGAGAAGGTAAGTTTTGACCTTCGCCCCGGCCTTGTGGACTATTTCAGCGGCCTTCACGAAGTCCGCGAAGGTGTTGCCCTTGTTGATGGAGATGTTGGCAATATCGTCGTTCGCGGTCTCCAAGCCGATGGCAACCTCAAAGTGCTTGTCCGGGACTATCTCGGCGAGCTCCTTAACCGCATCGTAGCGCACAAGCTCGCTCCTGCTCTCGATGACTATCTCCTCAACGTTGTCCATTTTTGCCAGAATCTCGAAGATTTTCCTCCTCGTCTCCGGCTTCAGCTCGCCGTTGTCGAGGAAAGAGCCCGAGGTAAACATTCTCACCGCGAAGGGTCCTTTCTTTCCTTCAATCTTCTTCAATGCCTCGCGGACGTAGTCCACTATCGCTTCTTGACTCCACTTTATCTTAGGCGCGGCGGTTGGATAGGCACACATGTAGCAGGCTTCCCCTATGCGGAAGCGGTAGCAGCCTATCGTTGGCAGGATTATGAAGAGCGCCGTTCCCGGCTTTCCGGCCACGTTGTCCTCACTCGTCCAGTACGTCATTTTCTCACCTGAAGGCCGCTGGTGGTTAGGGTTTTTAAAGGTGAGTGCTGGCGGAAGCTATTTATATCTGGTGGGCAGATTCCAAAATGGTGAGAGAATGGAAGTTGTGGTGAAGAGGATAGACCCTCAGGGGAGGATTCTCCTTCCAAAGGAGATTAGGGAAAAGCTCGGAGAGGAGGTAATACTCGTTGATCTCGGTGATAGGGTTGAGATATTGCCGAGGAGAAAGTGGGACCTTACACGGTTCTTCGACACGGTTGAGGTCGAGGAGCTGAAGGAATGGGAAGAGCTGAAGAAGGAGCTGTGGGAACGGTGAGGTTCATAGACGCCAACGTCTTCATATACGCCTTCCTCAAGCCTCGCAGAGAACCTCCAGATACCGTCAAAGCCATCAAAGAGAAAGCCAAAGGGATTCTCAGGAGGGTCAGCGATGGTGAAGAAGTCGTTACGACTGTGATCCACCTCAGCGAAGTGGCAAATGTCGTGGAAAGCAGAGCCGGAAAGGGGAAGGCAGCCGAAATCGTTCTTTCAGTGCTTACCTCCCAAAATATCAGGGTCCTTGACGTTTCAACTGCGGATTACCTCCGGGCGGCGTTGATCGCTGAGGAAAGGAATCTGGGGATAAACGATGCACTCGCATACCTTAAAATGCGGGAACTTGGTATTGATGAAATCTACACCTTTGACAGGGATTTTGAAAAGCTCGATGTGAAAATCGTGAGGGAGTAGCGATGAGAATCCTACTAACCAACGACGACGGCATTTACTCCAACGGCATCAGGGCGGCAGTGAAAGCCCTGAGCGAGCTCGGCGAGGTCTATGTTGTCGCCCCGCTCTTCCAGAGGAGCGCCAGCGGGAGGGCGATGACGCTCCACAGACCGATAAGGGCAAAGCGCATTGAGCTTCCAGGGGCTAAAGCCGCTTATGGGATAGACGGCACCCCCACGGACTGTGTCATCTTCGCCATAGCGCGCTTCGGAGACTTTGACCTCGCCGTCAGCGGCATAAACCTCGGGGAAAACCTGAGCACTGAAATAACCGTTTCGGGGACCGCTTCTGCCGCAATTGAGGCAGCAACTCACGGGATTCCGAGCATTGCCATAAGCCTTGAGGTTGAGTGGAAGAAGACGCTCGGTGAGGGAGAGGGAATAGACTTCTCGGTTTCAGCATATTTCCTTAAGAAAATAGCCAGGGCAATACTGGAGAACGGCCTTCCAGAGGGTGTTGACATGCTCAACGTTAACGTCCCGAGCGATGCAACTGAAGAGACTGAGATAACGATAACAAGGCTCGCGAGAAAGCGCTACTGTCCAACGGTTGAGGAGAGAATAGACCCGCGGGGGCACCCCTATTACTGGATAGTCGGAAAGAGAACCACCGAATTCGAGCCGGGGACTGACGCCTACGCCCTGAAAGTCGAACGGAAGGTCAGCGTGACGCCGATAAACATAGATATGACGGCGGAAGTGGATTTTAGGATGGTTATGGAAATATTAAATCTGATCTCCTCCGGCCCTGAAGGGTGAGGCTTTCGGAAAAAAGTAACCCTTTAACTTAATAAAAGTTCACAAAAACTTTTAGGGAGTTTTGCACATATTGAG
The sequence above is drawn from the Thermococcus pacificus genome and encodes:
- a CDS encoding archaeosine biosynthesis radical SAM protein RaSEA — its product is MTYWTSEDNVAGKPGTALFIILPTIGCYRFRIGEACYMCAYPTAAPKIKWSQEAIVDYVREALKKIEGKKGPFAVRMFTSGSFLDNGELKPETRRKIFEILAKMDNVEEIVIESRSELVRYDAVKELAEIVPDKHFEVAIGLETANDDIANISINKGNTFADFVKAAEIVHKAGAKVKTYLLLKPIFLSERDGIRDAKESIIKAEPYTDTFSINITDIQKGTLYERLWEKGEYRPPWLWSAVELLIWAKRKFPEKRILSDPVGAGSKRGPHNCLTDYDRVIGRAIKKFSATQDLSHIESLKPECRERWEYIVENGLLDWQLVTW
- a CDS encoding 2-oxoacid:ferredoxin oxidoreductase subunit beta — its product is MAKEIYSKYPLIKYLRKEALPTALCPGCGGGTVLNAFANAVDGLKIDPKDLVVVSGIGCSAWIASPYFLADTLHTTHGRAIAFATGVKVGLPDKKVVVISGDGDLASIGGNHLLHAARRNIDITVILVNNMIYGMTGGQVAPTTPFGAKTTTSPYRNIEHPLNISETVAAAGASYVARWTTAHVYQLIESIKKALQVKGFSLVEVVSQCPVQFGRRNRMKEPAEMLRWFLKNSVPVSKAKKMKPEELEGKFVIGEFVNRERPEFVTELNKLIDEVQEHFGLKGE
- a CDS encoding MraZ C-terminal domain-containing protein, which gives rise to MEVVVKRIDPQGRILLPKEIREKLGEEVILVDLGDRVEILPRRKWDLTRFFDTVEVEELKEWEELKKELWER
- a CDS encoding 2-oxoacid:ferredoxin oxidoreductase subunit gamma, whose amino-acid sequence is MQIRFAGIGGQGVVLAGVILGEAAAIEGLNVVQTQDYSSASRGGHSIADVIISKEPIYDVIVTKADVLVALAQLGYDTVKDELKEGGLLIIDTDLVKPDRDYIGAPFTRLAEETTGLALTVNMVALGYLVAKTGVVKKENVEEAIRRRVPKGTEEINIRAFRAGFEEGLK
- a CDS encoding type II toxin-antitoxin system VapC family toxin yields the protein MGRAEEGAVGTVRFIDANVFIYAFLKPRREPPDTVKAIKEKAKGILRRVSDGEEVVTTVIHLSEVANVVESRAGKGKAAEIVLSVLTSQNIRVLDVSTADYLRAALIAEERNLGINDALAYLKMRELGIDEIYTFDRDFEKLDVKIVRE
- a CDS encoding 2-oxoglutarate ferredoxin oxidoreductase subunit delta; amino-acid sequence: MADVEGKTTVEKNGYLVVGKAEGIVEIDVDTFLCKGCGICVEMCPRKVFEWSKELSEKGVHYPVPVHAEKCVKCKLCELLCPDFAIAVRW
- a CDS encoding 2-oxoacid:acceptor oxidoreductase subunit alpha, translating into MIIRGDEPEQVRLIKKLYKPGNYFMQGNEAVAYGAIFAGCRFYAGYPITPSSEIAETMARELPKLGGYYLQMEDEIGSIAAMVGASWTGFKVMTATAGPGFSLMQENLGYAVMTETPLVLVDVQRSGPSTGQATKGAQGDFFQARWGTHGDHPIVAVSPTSGQDAFWETIRAFNIAEKLRTPVVVLFDGVLAHTREQIRIPDVEEVEIAYRKLPANEEEARLPFGDPHGDGVPPMPLFGHGYFTHVTGSTHKENGLRDVYTPEVHDRLVRRIHRKIEQNRDVYEKYEEHFADDAEILVVSWGVTARPALGAVLKAREEGIKAGLFVPKTVHPFPGERMKQLGKKVRAVLVAEMNLGQMILEVQRFVNDDVLLKGVNKIGGVPLTVEEILREIRGVA
- the surE gene encoding 5'/3'-nucleotidase SurE, with the protein product MRILLTNDDGIYSNGIRAAVKALSELGEVYVVAPLFQRSASGRAMTLHRPIRAKRIELPGAKAAYGIDGTPTDCVIFAIARFGDFDLAVSGINLGENLSTEITVSGTASAAIEAATHGIPSIAISLEVEWKKTLGEGEGIDFSVSAYFLKKIARAILENGLPEGVDMLNVNVPSDATEETEITITRLARKRYCPTVEERIDPRGHPYYWIVGKRTTEFEPGTDAYALKVERKVSVTPINIDMTAEVDFRMVMEILNLISSGPEG